A single Cannabis sativa cultivar Pink pepper isolate KNU-18-1 chromosome 7, ASM2916894v1, whole genome shotgun sequence DNA region contains:
- the LOC133039721 gene encoding uncharacterized protein LOC133039721, giving the protein MAHEVLDSFNKLKGREGFVGLKLDMSKAYDRIEWSFLRRTMEAFGFDSRFIQLVMKCISSVSFSILLNGGPLKQFCPGRGLRQGDPISPYLFILCSEVLSRMLLRKEETGLLSGFKVSPQSPSISHLMYADDIFVFCKANLEEVGVVMDVVQLFGSWSGQCLNVQKSAYICSKNVNEDIQAELSQFLGFRKLGKEDRFLGNPIIWSNSKTKDLRYIKDKICSKIEGWRCKLLSQAGRSTLIRAVAQSTPVYSMATYLFPKSLCHEMDQAVRKFWWMGSESKDRFLALCDWNSLCLPLDRGGLNFKKFGDVNLALVAKLGWKLAKEEDSLWCKVFKAKYWGNREKAFWNSDLPRNASFGAKGIMATRDLIRNEACWVLADGGKADLWASPWIPWLDWDKSRAAFNPLCVPNPIKVSTLIGADREWIASLVQRWFVPSVASSLHLIQRLPSSQDDLLVWKDATNGMFSPSVAYKSIIKSRWGETDQIWLRIWKLQLNERLKMFLWKLCRDIIPFGNRLQRIFGNSTTCVICGAAEDSALHLFFKCPLAKAVWFASRWAIRSDTLNFGAPRDMVVWLLSPEFLKGADAEVLGEFLRFGVCLFDALWTARNRAFHDQISPTWRGVLAKVTSAVAYLLSAWESPTTAGAFKDLRAAAGIVVAISEVNLSEAMAVCYEATQPLEAELVALVHAVKWCTMRGWNRMVIASDCQLLVLGLHARRAPDWRLAGVFWQLVEMLDALPDVKIEWTPRAGVLAAHKLAKWAILHSVSGLFSAEDLVPLVAM; this is encoded by the exons ATGGCTCATGAAGTTCTGGACTCTTTCAACAAGTTAAAGGGGAGAGAGGGGTTTGTTGGTCTCAAGCTGGATATGTCCAAAGCTTATGACCGGATTGAGTGGAGTTTCCTGAGAAGAACCATGGAGGCTTTTGGTTTTGATTCCAGATTCATCCAACTGGTTATGAAATGCATTAGCTCTGTGTCCTTTTCGATCTTACTAAATGGAGGCCCGCTGAAACAGTTCTGCCCTGGTAGAGGCCTTCGTCAAGGCGATCCTATTTCGCCCTATCTCTTCATTTTGTGTAGCGAGGTGCTTTCAAGGATGCTATTGCGAAAGGAAGAGACAGGATTGCTCTCGGGTTTTAAGGTTAGCCCTCAGAGCCCCTCCATCTCTCATTTAATGTATGCGGATGATATCTTTGTTTTCTGTAAAGCCAATCTTGAAGAAGTGGGGGTTGTGATGGATGTTGTCCAACTCTTTGGTTCTTGGTCTGGCCAATGCCTGAATGTCCAGAAATCTGCTTATATTTGTTCTAAAAATGTCAATGAAGACATCCAGGCTGAGTTATCGCAGTTTCTGGGGTTCCGGAAGCTTGGCAAGGAGGATAGATTCCTGGGGAACCCGATTATCTGGTCGAATAGTAAGACTAAAGACCTGAGGTACATTAAGGACAAGATTTGTTCAAAGATTGAAGGGTGGAGATGCAAGCTCTTATCCCAAGCGGGTAGGTCCACTCTGATTCGCGCTGTTGCTCAGAGTACCCCGGTGTATTCTATGGCTACCTACCTTTTCCCCAAATCCTTGTGTCATGAGATGGACCAGGCTGTTCGGAAGTTCTGGTGGATGGGTAGTGAGTCTAAGGATCGGTTCCTAGCTCTTTGTGATTGGAACTCTCTTTGCTTACCTCTGGATAGAGGTGGGCTAAATTTCAAGAAGTTCGGAGATGTTAACCTTGCCTTGGTGGCGAAGCTTGGTTGGAAACTTGCAAAGGAGGAGGATTCCTTATGGTGTAAGGTCTTTAAAGCTAAGTATTGGGGGAATAGGGAGAAGGCTTTTTGGAATTCGGATCTGCCAAGGAATGCTTCTTTCGGGGCCAAAGGAATCATGGCGACGAGGGATCTGATTCGTAATGAAGCTTGTTGGGTCCTTGCAGATGGGGGGAAGGCGGATTTGTGGGCCTCCCCATGGATACCTTGGTTAGATTGGGATAAGTCTAGAGCTGCCTTCAATCCATTGTGTGTACCGAATCCAATTAAGGTCTCCACCCTGATTGGAGCAGACAGAGAGTGGATAGCTAGTTTGGTTCAAAGATGGTTCGTACCAAGTGTGGCTAGCTCTCTGCATCTAATTCAGCGGTTGCCCAGCTCTCAAGATGATCTTCTCGTGTGGAAAGATGCTACTAATGGTATGTTTTCCCCTAGCGTGGCTTATAAATCCATTATCAAGAGTCGCTGGGGTGAGACAGATCAAATTTGGCTCCGGATTTGGAAGCTTCAACTCAACGAGCGGTTGAAAATGTTTCTGTGGAAACTTTGTAGAGATATCATCCCGTTTGGGAACCGGCTTCAAAGGATCTTCGGCAATAGCACTACATGTGTGATCTGTGGTGCAGCGGAGGACTCGGCCCTACACCTATTCTTCAAGTGTCCGCTTGCTAAGGCCGTGTGGTTTGCAAGTCGGTGGGCTATTAGAAGTGATACACTTAACTTTGGTGCTCCTAGAGACATGGTGGTGTGGCTCTTATCTCCGGAGTTCTTGAAAGGTGCTGATGCGGAAGTCTTGGGTGAATTTCTGAGATTTGGGGTTTGCTTGTTTGATGCTTTGTGGACTGCCCGCAATAGAGCCTTTCACGATCAGATCAGTCCTACTTGGAGAGGTGTTCTTGCCAAGGTGACTAGTGCTGTTGCCTATCTCCTTTCGGCTTGGGAGTCTCCTACAACTGCTGGTG CGTTCAAGGATCTTCGTGCTGCAGCTGGGATAGTGGTGGCTATCTCGGAGGTTAATTTGTCGGAGGCTATGGCTGTGTGTTATGAGGCAACTCAGCCACTGGAGGCTGAATTGGTGGCGTTAGTTCATGCGGTGAAGTGGTGTACTATGAGGGGCTGGAACCGGATGGTTATTGCCTCAGATTGTCAACTGCTGGTGCTTGGTTTACATGCTCGGAGGGCTCCGGATTGGCGGCTGGCTGGTGTTTTCTGGCAGCTGGTGGAGATGCTTGATGCTCTCCCTGACGTGAAGATTGAATGGACACCCCGGGCTGGTGTTCTAGCTGCTCACAAGCTTGCTAAGTGGGCGATTTTACATTCGGTTTCTGGTTTATTTTCTGCTGAGGACTTGGTCCCTCTTGTGGCCATGTGA